Proteins encoded in a region of the Trypanosoma brucei brucei TREU927 chromosome 5, complete sequence genome:
- a CDS encoding histone H4, putative (Part of an H4 histone array. Number of copies in the array is uncertain.): MAKGKKSGEAKGSQKRQKKVLRENVRGITRGSIRRLARRGGVKRISGVIYDEVRGVLKSFVEGVVRDATAYTEYSRKKTVTAVDVVNALRKRGKILYGYA; the protein is encoded by the coding sequence ATGGCGAAGGGTAAGAAGAGTGGTGAGGCTAAGGGATCGCAGAAGCGCCAGAAGAAGGTCCTCCGTGAGAATGTGCGCGGAATCACCCGCGGTTCCATCCGCCGCCTCGCCCGCCGTGGTGGAGTGAAACGCATCTCTGGCGTTATCTACGACGAGGTGCGTGGTGTGCTAAAGTCATTTGTGGAGGGTGTTGTTCGTGATGCGACGGCATACACTGAGTACTCCCGCAAAAAAACTGTAACGGCTGTTGACGTGGTCAATGCGCTTCGCAAGCGCGGCAAGATTCTGTACGGTTATGCATAA
- a CDS encoding histone H4, putative (Part of an H4 histone array. Number of copies in the array is uncertain.): MAKGKKSGEAKGSQKRQKKVLRENVRGITRGSIRRLARRGGVKRISGVIYDEVRGVLKSFVEGVVRDATAYTEYSRKKTVTAVDVVNALRKRGKILYGYA, encoded by the coding sequence ATGGCGAAGGGTAAGAAGAGTGGTGAGGCTAAGGGATCGCAGAAGCGCCAGAAGAAGGTCCTCCGTGAGAATGTGCGCGGAATCACCCGCGGTTCCATCCGCCGCCTCGCCCGCCGTGGTGGAGTGAAACGCATCTCTGGCGTTATCTACGACGAGGTGCGTGGTGTGCTAAAGTCATTCGTGGAGGGTGTTGTTCGTGATGCGACGGCATACACTGAGTACTCCCGCAAAAAAACTGTAACGGCTGTTGACGTGGTCAATGCGCTTCGCAAGCGCGGCAAGATTCTGTACGGTTATGCATAA
- a CDS encoding histone H4, putative (Part of an H4 histone array. Number of copies in the array is uncertain.), with the protein MAKGKKSGEAKGSQKRQKKVLRENVRGITRGSIRRLARRGGVKRISGVIYDEVRGVLKSFVEGVVRDATAYTEYSRKKTVTAVDVVNALRKRGKILYGYA; encoded by the coding sequence ATGGCGAAGGGTAAGAAGAGTGGTGAGGCTAAGGGATCGCAGAAGCGCCAGAAGAAGGTCCTCCGTGAGAATGTGCGCGGAATCACCCGCGGTTCCATCCGCCGCCTCGCCCGCCGTGGTGGAGTGAAACGCATCTCTGGCGTTATCTACGACGAGGTGCGTGGTGTGCTAAAGTCATTTGTGGAGGGTGTTGTTCGTGATGCGACGGCATACACTGAGTACTCCCGCAAAAAGACTGTAACGGCTGTTGACGTGGTCAATGCGCTTCGCAAGCGCGGCAAGATTCTGTACGGTTATGCATAA